The proteins below are encoded in one region of Mangifera indica cultivar Alphonso chromosome 7, CATAS_Mindica_2.1, whole genome shotgun sequence:
- the LOC123220274 gene encoding protein FAR1-RELATED SEQUENCE 5-like isoform X3 has product MDAYAGDSIVEPCEGMEFESEDAAKIFYDEYARKLGFVMRVMSCRRSERDGRILARRLGCNKEGYCVSIRGKFGPVRKPRASTREGCKAMIHVKLDKSGKWVITKFVKEHNHPLVVAPREARQTMDEKDKRIQELTAELRNKKRLCTAYQEQLSAFMKIVEEHSNQLSKKVENVVNNLKEFESIEKELFHHR; this is encoded by the exons ATGGATGCGTATGCAGGAGATTCAATTGTGGAGCCATGTGAGGGAATGGAGTTTGAATCTGAAGATGCAGCCAAGATATTTTATGATGAGTATGCACGGAAATTAGGATTTGTGATGCGGGTGATGTCTTGTCGTCGTTCAGAAAGAGATGGTCGAATTCTTGCTCGTAGACTTGGATGTAATAAAGAGGGTTATTGTGTTAGCATTAGAGGGAAATTTGGCCCTGTACGAAAACCAAGAGCAAGCACAAGGGAAGGTTGTAAAGCCATGATTCATGTAAAGTTAGATAAGTCTGGGAAGTGGGTGATAACTAAATTTGTAAAGGAACATAATCATCCACTTGTGGTGGCCCCACGAGAAGCTCGTCAGACAATG GATGAAAAGGATAAGAGAATTCAGGAATTAACTGCAGAGCTACGAAATAAGAAGCGGCTATGTACAGCATATCAAGAACAGCTGAGTGCATTTATGAAAATTGTTGAAGAGCATAGCAATCAGCTATCAAAGAAAGTTGAGAATGTAGTCAACAATCTAAAAGAATTTGAATCTATAGAGAAGGAGCTTTTTCACCATAGATAG
- the LOC123220274 gene encoding protein FAR1-RELATED SEQUENCE 5-like isoform X2 encodes MDSDEGAEALESSTGREMDAYAGDSIVEPCEGMEFESEDAAKIFYDEYARKLGFVMRVMSCRRSERDGRILARRLGCNKEGYCVSIRGKFGPVRKPRASTREGCKAMIHVKLDKSGKWVITKFVKEHNHPLVVAPREARQTMDEKDKRIQELTAELRNKKRLCTAYQEQLSAFMKIVEEHSNQLSKKVENVVNNLKEFESIEKELFHHR; translated from the exons A TGGATTCAGATGAGGGAGCCGAAGCATTAGAGAGTTCTACAGGAAGGGAGATGGATGCGTATGCAGGAGATTCAATTGTGGAGCCATGTGAGGGAATGGAGTTTGAATCTGAAGATGCAGCCAAGATATTTTATGATGAGTATGCACGGAAATTAGGATTTGTGATGCGGGTGATGTCTTGTCGTCGTTCAGAAAGAGATGGTCGAATTCTTGCTCGTAGACTTGGATGTAATAAAGAGGGTTATTGTGTTAGCATTAGAGGGAAATTTGGCCCTGTACGAAAACCAAGAGCAAGCACAAGGGAAGGTTGTAAAGCCATGATTCATGTAAAGTTAGATAAGTCTGGGAAGTGGGTGATAACTAAATTTGTAAAGGAACATAATCATCCACTTGTGGTGGCCCCACGAGAAGCTCGTCAGACAATG GATGAAAAGGATAAGAGAATTCAGGAATTAACTGCAGAGCTACGAAATAAGAAGCGGCTATGTACAGCATATCAAGAACAGCTGAGTGCATTTATGAAAATTGTTGAAGAGCATAGCAATCAGCTATCAAAGAAAGTTGAGAATGTAGTCAACAATCTAAAAGAATTTGAATCTATAGAGAAGGAGCTTTTTCACCATAGATAG